The Streptomyces sp. NBC_00299 DNA segment CGGATCGCCCGGCTTGTAGTCGTGCGGCTGACCGTCGTGCGGCCAGGGCATCTCCGCCCTGATCTCACACAGCGCCTTCGCCGCCCGCAGCGAGCGGGCCATCCACAGCGCGTTCGAGCCCTGCCGGTCGATGTACCGACCGAGCACCGTGGTCTTCTCGTCCTTGCGGACGGTGGACAGCCACACGACCTCCCCGTCCAGGGACTGGGCGGCCATGTGGATCGCGAAGAACTGCGTCTTGCCCGACCGGCTGACCCCGAGGGTCAGGCCGTGGGCCGCGGCGTTCTTGTCGTGCTGGTACACCATCGTCTTCACCGGCTGGCCGGTGATGGTGAACCCGCACACATACATGCCCTTGGCGTCCGGGGTGAGCAGCTCTCGGGTCGCCCGGAAGATCTGCGACAGCGGCGGGGAGTCGAACACGCTGATCAGGAACTCACTGCCGTCGATGAGGACGAACACGCAGGAGTCGTCCTCGGGCAGCTTCAGCGCGCGGCAGACCTTGGCCAGGTCGATGCGCGGGGTCTCGGTGGAGTCGGCCATCCTCGCCCGGTAGAACGTCACCCCGCGTTCGTCGTCGCGGGTCTTGTGGACCAGCTCGGAGCCCGGGGCGCCGCCCTTGGGCCCGCCGACCCGGTCCGTCCAGCGCTCCTGCGCGGTCGGCTTGGTGCGCCGCCGGGCGTTGGCGTCGGGGGTGATGCGGGCCTCCATCCAGCCGGGCCCGCCCTGGCGGCCGGGCTGGATGGCGACCTCCGCCAGGACGACATCGCTGGAGTGCACGCCGAACGGGGCGGCGACCGCGGCTTCCGACAGGCCGGTGATGGGCCGTCCGGTCTCCGAGGCGCGCAGCAGGATCGTCATGTCGTGCTGCATGCCGGGGTGGCGGGTGGCCTTGACGATGTGCGTGCGGCCGGGCATCCCGGCCTGCTCCCACAGCACCCTGGCGTCGCGGGTGAGCAGGTCGGCTCCGTCGTCCGGCTGCGCCACCGACTCCTCGAGGACTTCGGCGGGCGCCGGCTGCAGGGCCGGGGCTGCGACGGCGGGACGGTGGCGGCGGCGGGTGTGCCGGGAGAACGGCATCACCAGGTAGCCGGCCGCCGCCCAACCGGCGGCGAGCAGGGCGTCCATCCAGTACGGACCCCAGCCGGTGGTGGTCTTGGCGGCGACGTCGACGGCGGCGGCCAGGACCAGCGGGGACCAGCGCAGGATCTTGCGTCCGGCGCCGATCTCATCGCTCTTGGCCGCGAGGAACCAGCCGCCGATCCCGGCCGCCCCGGCCAGCTGCACGACATGGTTGACGGGGCTGTCGGGGTAGAGGTTCGGGGCCACAGCCAGCACGGGCGCGGCGAGAGTGTAGGCGAGGCGTTCGAGCGCGACACTGCGCGGCGTGGTCACCAGCTTCTCCTTCGGGAAAAGGCACGGGCGGCCCCGCAGTTGGTGCGGGGCCGCCCGTGGCGGGGTGGGTGGGGGAGCGGGGTCAGCGGTTGAAGAAGCCCGGCCTGGGGGTCTTCTCTCGCCGGTTGGAGCGGATGTCGTCCAGCGCTCCGTACAGCTTCGAGTGGGTGCGCTTGGTCTCGTAGGTGAGGTCGGCGGTCTCCTGCGCGGTGTCGTGCAGCTTTTTGACCTGCACCCCGGCGCCCCCGAGGGCAACGCTCACGTTGCTGGTCAGCTCCACGAACTTCGGGTCCAGTTCGGCGTTGTCGACGTCGCGGGCGGCGTCCTCGGCACGCTTGGCGTTCCTCTTGATACTGCGCACGAGCTCCTCCAGGCCGAGCCCGGCGTCATCCAGCGCGCGCCCGAGGGCGTCGAGCTTGGCCTGGACGGCCTTGTAGCGGTGGTCGCCGTCGGCGGGCGCGGGCACCGCGCCGCTGGGGCGGGGTGCGAGATCGCTGCTCATCAGCGGGTTTCCTCCCTCGTCTTAGTCGTGGTGGGCGGCGGCCGACGTGTACTTCAGGCCCGCGTCTTCCTTGGCGGCCATGTCCTCGCCGTACACGCGGGCGACCATCGCGGCCGCGAGCTTGGCGGCCTGCAGGGCCAGTCCGCACTCGGTCGCGCACCGTTCGGCTTGCTGCTTCATGCGGGCCGCGGCGTCGGCCAGGTCCGAGATCAGTTCGGTGACCTCGGTGGTGACGTTGTGGTCGCCGATCAGGTCGGTGGCCATGTCCCGCAGGGCGTCGGCGACCTTGTCGAGGGCCTCCGCGAGGGCTTCGGCCCGCTCCTGGTCGGAGGCGGCCTGGATGGAGATGTTCGCCATCTCCATCAGGTACTCGTCGAACGTGATGTCCGTGCGGTGCTGGGCGGCCAAGTTGCCCGCGCCGGTCGGCCTGCTGACCTCCGAGCTGCTCACGCTGCTCCCTTCCGTGCTGATCGGTCGGCTGGTGCCGGGCCGTGCGGTGTGCCGTTCCGGCGCGGGCGGCAGTGGTCCGTCGGGGACAAGGTCCGCGTCGACGACGTCGTCCTCGCCTTTGACGTCGGTGCGCGGCGGGCGGGTGGGACGGTCGGGCCACTCCACCGTCGGGGTGGAGTCCTCCGCGCCGAACAGGCTGTCCGCCGGACGGCCGCGCCGACCGGCACGACCCGTACGGCCGCGCCCCGTACGGCCGGTGCGACCGGAGCGGCGGGTACGTCCACGCCGTCCGGCCCGGTCCGTGCCTCCTGTGCGCCGGAACCGGAACCGGCGCCGCTTCTTCGCACCGTCAGACGCCCCGTCACCGGCCGTTGAGCCGGTGCCCGGCGCATCGCCCGCCTTGCCACCCTTCGCGGCGCTGGAGGCCGCGTCCGGGCCGTCCTTGGCGGTCTTCCCCTCCTTGCCGTCGGTGCCCTTGGCCTTCGAGTCCTTGTCCTTGGTCAGGTTCACCTTCTCGGTGCCGGCCTTGGCGTCCTTGGCGCCCTTGGCGGCCTTCGCGTCGGCACGGCGCTTGTCCAAGCGGCGCTGGGCTTCCTTGCCGACGGCCTGGCCCAACGTGGTGCGGCCCGGCGTGGCCGACGCCGCGGCTTCCCGCTTCGCCTTCCGTGCCGCGTCCCGCTCCTGCCGCTTCGCGCGGCGGTCCTCCCACGCCTGCTGCCGCCGGGCGCGGGCCTGGTCGCGGTCCTTGGTCCGGTCCGCGACACCGGCGGCGTGCCCGGTGCTGCGCCGCTCCTGCCGCCCGGCCCGCCGGACCCCGGCGCGCTCCTGGCGGCCGCGAACCCGCTCGGCACGGGCGCCGGACGTCTGACTTGCGCCATCGCCCTTGGAGTTGCCGTTCCGGCCGGAGCTGCCAGAGCCCGTCTGCGAGCCTTTCGACCCGCCGGACGAACCGCTGCGCCCGGAACCGGCTGCACGGCCGCCAGAGCCCGTCTGGGAGCCCCTCGTGCCGCCCTTGCCGCCTCCGCCGCCCCCGGTCGATCCGGACCCCGAACGGCCGCTGGGGCCGCCGGAGTTGGAACCGCGCGAGCCGCCGGACCGGTTCGGCCCCGGGCTCGAGTTGTTGCGGGACGGACCGCTGCCGCCCCCGCCACGCGAAGACCCGCCCCCGCCGCCGGCCTTCGAGCGGCCCTTGTCCGCCCCCAGGCCAGAGGCGGACGACTTCGTGCGGTCGGCATCGACCTTTCCGCGCGCCGCCGCCTTGTCGCCCTTCGCTTTCATCATCGCGGCGTGGAGCTTTCCGTTCTGCTCCATCATCGCGACTTCCTGCGCGGTGCGGCCCTCCAGCAGCGCCGCCTTCCGGGCTATTTCAGCCTCACGAAAAGGCGCTTCGCTTTCATGGTTGGCCCGCTCCATTTCCAGCCGGAATTCCAACCAGTCACCGAGGCGGTCAGCGAGAGAACGAGGCTGCTCGTATTCGCCTTCCTCGTATTCATCTTCGTCTTCACCGGTTTCAGGTGCGGCAATTCCTTCGGAACGCAGCGCCATCGCCGGGTCAGGGGCAGCCGGAATCGGCGGCAGTTCTATCGTCGACTCCTCCGGACGCTCCGGGGGAGCCTCCGGAATGTCTTCCGGCGGCGGAATGGTGTCGATGAAATCCGGGATCGGCGGCAGCGCGTACGTGGAATCACCGCTCCAGGGACCGTGAACCAGGGTTCCGCCGCCGGTGTCGTCGGACTCGTCGGACACAGTGCACCTCCCTTCAGGGGGACTTGACAGACAGTGGGATCTCGTGTGCACGCGCGTGCACGTGCACGTGTGCACGCTTTACGTGCGCGAGGCCCCGCCGGAGTCCGGCGGGGCCTTCGCGGGTGACGCTCAGTTACGCGGGCCGTGCTGCTTCAGGACGGTGTCCGCGTACTGCATGAGGTGGTCGAACAGCCGCGGGTCGCCCGCCTGCCGCTTCTCCAGCACGAGCTTGAAAAGGCGGCAGACCAGCGTGAACGCGGCGATGACATCGCCGCGCCCAGCCTTGACTTCCCTGGTGATTTCGGACCGAGTAACGCGGAGCCAGAATTCCATCCGGCCGATTTCACCGCGGCTTTCGATCGCCTTGCGCTCTTCCTCCTGCAGCCATCCGTTCCGTCCTTGAATGGAGCGTTCGGCACTGCTGAGGGGGCGCGTCACGCCGACTCCCTACCGAGGTCGTAAATCGACGTGGGACCACCATATCCGGAATTCTGGTTCGGCGCACCCTGCTGCGGCGGGTGGGGGGCGGCCTGGAGGGTCGGCGGGTTCTTCTTCCGCTGCCTTTCCAGCTCCTTTTCCTTCCTGTCCTTGACCGTATTCACAACGCCCTCGTCGTGGGCGCGGCGCTTATAGGCGCTCTTTTCCAGGCCCGCGGTCAGGTTGTTCAGGTTCTTGAGCACACTCCCGAGGGCCTTTTCGACGGGCAGCGCGCGCAACCTGGCGTGGTACCAGCGGTCGCCCTCCACGTGCGTGTCGCGCAGGTGCACACGGGTCTCGGCCGCGAGGGTCTCCAGGTTCTTGCCGATGTCCAGCAGGACCCGCTGAACGTCGGCCAGGTACCGGGCAGTTGCCTCCGGGCTCTGCGCGACGTCGCGCAGAGGGGAGTAGTTCGGGTCGTTGTTGCTGTTCACGGCTGGGATTCCCTCCTGGTGTACTGGTCGGGCTGTCGACTGCTTCCGGCAGTCGCAGCGAGGGCCAGCCCACTTCCGATGGGCTGGCCCTCACTGGTGTGTGCCGGACGGTGGATCAGGGGTGGTAGCCGCCGGCGAGCAGCGTGACGGCCTCCTGGCGGTACTTCGAGGCGGTGTCCGTGGACGACACGTCGAACTCGCGCTGGACATCGGCGATCGAGATCACCCGGCACAGCTCGCGGTGGATTTCGTCGGGACCGAGGCCGACCGGCACGACGCCGGCCGCGAGCGCCAGGCGCGCGACCTTGCGGACCGCCCGCTCGCGCGGGCTCAGCTTCGCGGTGTCCTCGATTTCGACCGCGCGCCGCTCAGTTTCGGCGGCGGCGAGCCGCTTTTCGGCGGCACGGAGTTCGGTCTCGGCCTCACGCTCACGGGCGGCCTGCGTGTTGGCGCGAGCGGTCGACGTGCGCTCCTCTTCCTCCGCCGTGAGCCGGTCGGCTTCGGCGGCGAGGCGGCGCGTTTCGGCAGCGCCCCTCTCTGTTTCGGCAGCAGCCGCGTCAGCTTCGGCCGTAGCCCTCCGGGCTTCGGCGATACGCTCCGTCTCGACCGCCTGTGCCTCCGCCATGGCGACCCGGTCGGCCTCCGCCGCTTCCTTCCGCTTCTCGGCTGCCTGGCGCTCCAGTTCGGCAGTTCGAAGGTCCGCTTCGGCCTTCGCCTCACGCTCCTGGGACTCCTTGCGCTCCGCCTCCGCCTCGCGGGCACGAGCTTCGGCGATGACGGCCGTCTCCAGCGCCGCTTCCTCCCGCTCAGCTGCCCGCTCAGCGGCGCTGACCTGGGCACGAGCGTGCGCGCGGGCCTGGCCGGTCTGGCCGTCGACCTCCGCACGGACCGCCTCCACCTTGCCCTTGGCGCGCAGCCGCTCGGCTTCGGACGCCGCCTGGGCGACCTCGCTGCGCGTCTCCGCATCCAGGCGCCGCCGCTCGGCTTCCTCCTCCCGCTCCTGAGCTGCCTGTTCCTGCTCATCGGGCATGGCCAGGGCCTGGTCAACGGTGTAGCCGTACGGCGCCATCTTCATCGGCAGCAGCTCATCCTCACTCGCCTCGGAAATGTCGCCCTTGTACTTGCGCTTGAGCCACTGCTCGTAAGCGATGAGCTGCTGATCGCGGCGGGTCATCTCCGGGTAGGAAGTGACACCCCACAGCCGCATCCGGCGGAAGATCCGAGCCGTCGCGACCGGGGCGAGGACCCACCGCAGCCACGGGATCGAGTCCCGTTCGTCCTGGTCAGGCCGGACGACACGGTCGATCGAAGTGCGGCCCAGCTCCACCACCATGATGAAGAGAACCGGCACGACGCCGTGGGCACCGGCAGCTACATAGTCCAGCAGCTTCCAGGCCCCTTCCGGGGCTCCGGAGGCCGCGTTGAGGACGACAGTGGCGGCCGTCAGCAGCCACACCGGGTAGCGAATCCAGCTGATGGGACGCTTGAGCCAGGCCATCAGCAGATCGACCGCGATCATCACCATGATGCCGACGTCGACGCCGACCGCGAACAGTTGCCCCTTGCCCAGCGAGCCGAAGCG contains these protein-coding regions:
- a CDS encoding chromosome segregation protein ParM, which encodes MTTPRSVALERLAYTLAAPVLAVAPNLYPDSPVNHVVQLAGAAGIGGWFLAAKSDEIGAGRKILRWSPLVLAAAVDVAAKTTTGWGPYWMDALLAAGWAAAGYLVMPFSRHTRRRHRPAVAAPALQPAPAEVLEESVAQPDDGADLLTRDARVLWEQAGMPGRTHIVKATRHPGMQHDMTILLRASETGRPITGLSEAAVAAPFGVHSSDVVLAEVAIQPGRQGGPGWMEARITPDANARRRTKPTAQERWTDRVGGPKGGAPGSELVHKTRDDERGVTFYRARMADSTETPRIDLAKVCRALKLPEDDSCVFVLIDGSEFLISVFDSPPLSQIFRATRELLTPDAKGMYVCGFTITGQPVKTMVYQHDKNAAAHGLTLGVSRSGKTQFFAIHMAAQSLDGEVVWLSTVRKDEKTTVLGRYIDRQGSNALWMARSLRAAKALCEIRAEMPWPHDGQPHDYKPGDPRCPYRQLNVYGDEFMTAAQDGDFGEFIQKDGEDLTVTGLKYGIGFNPAGQSPFAHNGFSTEMKDNLRQNSRPVIFNMGSPGATRKAAEGTMENAYDVPTIPARYSRSEGSAIERAMRGEADPENGVSTGGVAVIVLDNGRAVLMRSLYADFDTDLSNLFPDEVNRLTDYEISELEKRGLWFDWNEPVRPGEFWPEPEEDDEGEGRSRRRGGGGGGKGGGGRGSKGGGRRSEQVASPRQALEAIKSLTDA
- a CDS encoding conjugal transfer protein TraB, whose translation is MSSDLAPRPSGAVPAPADGDHRYKAVQAKLDALGRALDDAGLGLEELVRSIKRNAKRAEDAARDVDNAELDPKFVELTSNVSVALGGAGVQVKKLHDTAQETADLTYETKRTHSKLYGALDDIRSNRREKTPRPGFFNR
- a CDS encoding ATP/GTP-binding protein, producing MMEQNGKLHAAMMKAKGDKAAARGKVDADRTKSSASGLGADKGRSKAGGGGGSSRGGGGSGPSRNNSSPGPNRSGGSRGSNSGGPSGRSGSGSTGGGGGGKGGTRGSQTGSGGRAAGSGRSGSSGGSKGSQTGSGSSGRNGNSKGDGASQTSGARAERVRGRQERAGVRRAGRQERRSTGHAAGVADRTKDRDQARARRQQAWEDRRAKRQERDAARKAKREAAASATPGRTTLGQAVGKEAQRRLDKRRADAKAAKGAKDAKAGTEKVNLTKDKDSKAKGTDGKEGKTAKDGPDAASSAAKGGKAGDAPGTGSTAGDGASDGAKKRRRFRFRRTGGTDRAGRRGRTRRSGRTGRTGRGRTGRAGRRGRPADSLFGAEDSTPTVEWPDRPTRPPRTDVKGEDDVVDADLVPDGPLPPAPERHTARPGTSRPISTEGSSVSSSEVSRPTGAGNLAAQHRTDITFDEYLMEMANISIQAASDQERAEALAEALDKVADALRDMATDLIGDHNVTTEVTELISDLADAAARMKQQAERCATECGLALQAAKLAAAMVARVYGEDMAAKEDAGLKYTSAAAHHD
- a CDS encoding DUF2637 domain-containing protein; translated protein: MTMTDWPRTAAEPDPEAAVPAAVSGTPEPVSKTPCTVSQAPDFASGTESGSGTETPSGKLTGTQKWTAGAIVVAALALAGIGLYLSFEHVAEFAHEELRFGSLGKGQLFAVGVDVGIMVMIAVDLLMAWLKRPISWIRYPVWLLTAATVVLNAASGAPEGAWKLLDYVAAGAHGVVPVLFIMVVELGRTSIDRVVRPDQDERDSIPWLRWVLAPVATARIFRRMRLWGVTSYPEMTRRDQQLIAYEQWLKRKYKGDISEASEDELLPMKMAPYGYTVDQALAMPDEQEQAAQEREEEAERRRLDAETRSEVAQAASEAERLRAKGKVEAVRAEVDGQTGQARAHARAQVSAAERAAEREEAALETAVIAEARAREAEAERKESQEREAKAEADLRTAELERQAAEKRKEAAEADRVAMAEAQAVETERIAEARRATAEADAAAAETERGAAETRRLAAEADRLTAEEEERTSTARANTQAAREREAETELRAAEKRLAAAETERRAVEIEDTAKLSPRERAVRKVARLALAAGVVPVGLGPDEIHRELCRVISIADVQREFDVSSTDTASKYRQEAVTLLAGGYHP